TTTTCCAAACGGGTTTGCTTTTGCCTGTATGTCaaggtttcttcttcacattGTCCAGCAATGCGTCCACCCAGTTTCTTCCGTCCACATGTCTACGTCTCCGTCGATCTTACGCTTTTTAGCTCGTCAACGCCTTTCAATAACTACTGAGTGTTTGTACGACACTTCATCTTTGCGCACCACCATTAAGGGGTGTAGCACTTTCCACGCTCCTTAACACCACATCCTTCGGTAATGTCTTAATGTGCTGCTTAGTAGTTTATTTGTTTCTCGACAACCGCTGCGGGCGAGAAGGTGCAAAAACACACGAGAACACAAGAGCTTAAAAGAGAGCCGGTGAATCTGTGCATGTGCTGGTCGACAGTAGATCCTTGAGACCAGGCTCTTGAGAAGAATGGCGCGTggaaaagaacaagaagcacagcggaagagaggcaaagcCGGAGATAAACAGAAGTCAGACATCGAGAGAACACGAGAGTGAAGAGTCCGGGGTAGTTCTTGGAATGCACACGAATGAGATCGGAGGAAAAGCAGTGCGCGCCGCGAGGACGCAAGAGTTTTGATACAGCATCAGCGGAAACAGCGAGACGGAGGTaagaacagcgaagaaagggaacgaTGGGAAAAGACAAGAGCGTCGACCACGAGTCGACCCCGGCAGTCTTGCTAGAGCAAGTGGGAACACTGAAAAAATGAGCGAGTGTTGAATAAGTTTAGAACATTCAACAAACCACCAGGAATCAATgaacgcagacgagagaagaactgagATAATATGCGAGTGACATTCACGAGAGAGCAACTAAGTTTTTCTGCAAAAAGTTGCCGTCGATTCAAACAGACCTAAGCGCATCTGCTTACGACGCCAAGACGGCATCCAACAAGCTGTGAAGGCGGTCCATCTGCTGGATCTGATGAAGCTCGAAAGCGATTTTCTGCCGAACAAAACACACGTTTCTCCAGCCCGCGTATGCAATGCCGTCAACGGAATCACTGCCACTTGTTTCTCAGGAACCCCTTCTCGGAGTCCTCTCAGGGGTGAGCGAGATCCTCGAGCGCTTACTGCTTCAGTAGGCGCAGCTTGAAATCCACGCCCACTCCTGATCTTTTCAGTCTCTCGCTAGAACCCCTGTGACTTCCAGGCGCTTTCCCTCTGCAGCACGCTAGCACTGAAACGTATCCAGTGTAACATATAAACGCAATGCAGCTTAATTGTCTATGTTGTTGTGTTAATATGTGCGCACCTCCCACACATCCAAATAACTCTTGGCCCAGCCGCCATCTTTGGGTTCTTAATGCCGGAACTGACAACACAGAGGATCACACAGAGGCCTGccacttctttctctgttttgtttctctccgcctACCTGACAAATCCGTTTGAGAAGTTCCATGACCTCCTGGTCGTCGCCGCTTAGCACCATCCAGTCCTCGCACTCCTGCAAGAGGGTCAAAGCCATCTCAGAGACGATCCGAGTATAAGCCGAATTTTTGAAAGTGATGTTTTTCGAGATAAACTGCAGAAGCGGAATGAGCGACGcactgtctctcccgcgcaTCGCCACTTCGAggccgcctctctgcagcaGCTCGGCAACCAGAGCCACGACGTGCTGGGACCTAACCAAACAGAAAATACAGAAAAAATGGAACTATTAGCTCAGAAAAAGAGATAAGGGGTGGcaaaagacaggaagagagtAGGAATTgaagcgaggagaacagaCGAAAAACCGACACTgggagcagagaaggaagtgtAGTTTTTGCAAGGACAACAATGTGGCAAAACCACGACGAGCTGGGGGCGAGGTCAAGGAAAGCACGAGACCAGTTGTATTCGGTCATTAATAAGAAAAGGACAGAAGCAAAAGACAGATACCGAAAAATTGGAGCGAAAAATACCAAAGAGGCAATAAGAGGATGGAAGGAAGGAATTTCTGCAGGCAACACGAGGTTGGATACTGATCGATCTGACGAGAGAAGGtttcgagaagaagcgatacaggaaagaagaaaaacactcCACCCAGCACGTGTGAAGTAGGCACCATCACCGCACAAAGAGATGCACCGCGAATGACTCatcagagagggagaaaaaggaggggaagatgtagaaacacaaagaaaaaacagcgacagaaatCGTAGAATACGTACGACATCGTAAGGGAGACGTCGAGGGCAGCCTGGTACTGGAAGCTCCGGAGAAGACGATCCAGACGATTCAGCCTCTTTGCTTGCAACGTTCCAACCTAACCAAGTAGACAGACACAAAACAAAGGTGGAACTGGGGATCAGACACGACGAGGGgacaacgaagagagagttCATCAAAGTCGACGCTCTCGTCATTTTCGTGTGGTTTCTCGCCTCCCCTAACCATCTCACCCTCTCCCAGTGGACGCGAAGCAcgcatgtatacacatacatacacacacgtatacacatatatccataagtacacatatatatacgtatatatatatgtatatacccGTATCacatatgtacgtatatttGGATATAGAGTGAATGAAGCTGTCTTTCCTTGTTCCGAGAAAACCAAAGCAGTTGAGTACAGCTTCTTGTTTAGAGACCTACCGAATTGGTTGTCTGTGTCTTGCCCACCCTGTTTCGCCAGTCTCAGTCTCCGCTTCTtagtttttcgttttccttaGATCCTTCCCCTATCTTGCCCCAGAACCGACTAGTAGCCCCGCCCGCTTCTGAGGTGCCTGTTtctccagcctctctctcgaccgcttctctccttaGAAAGCAACGAAAACGACCGCTGGCTTCGCAACCTGTCAAAACTGGACTCCGCAGATATGTGCGGCCGCTGCGTTCCAGTCTTTCGCTttccgctctcttcgctgacGTTCACGTGCGGTTTCACAAGCGCAGTAGAGCCAAGAATAGAAATACAGCCCATGGCTAAAATTTTAGACTGACAACCGAAGACATTGCGCTCGAGTTCCCTCACTTCCCCCTTGTCTAAGATAGACATATcggactctgtctcccttcctcaAAAAACTCTCTTGCATCCTTCTCGCCCGGCCTGGAAACTGAAAATACTTCAAAAGTCTCACCACGAGGTCCTCGGAGAGCGGCAGTGCAGTGCGTCCACGAGTGAAGTAGTTGGCTTGAACCGCCCTCATTTTCAGCAGCATTCTCCGTTTTTTGCGTGCATTCTTTGTTGACAGAGGGAGGGGATccgaaggaagcgagaggagatcGCCTTCACCTCTGCCTCGCTGACGGACAGTCCATGACCCATCCGCGAGTCCCATGAAAAACGTGGCTGAGAGCGTGtcctcgttcttccctcGCGACGCACTGTGAGGAGGGCGAGCGAGAGCAAAGTCGAGCGCCAGAACCTCAGAGTCAAAGGCGAACGTGTGGTGAACCTTCAGGCTCTGAGGCAGAAGCAAAGGGAACGACAcgggaagagacgaagacacaaagaaaagTGGTGATCTAGCAAAAGCTGTGTTTCACAGGCTGAGCCCCCAGAGACACACCAACACAACTCAATGGACACGGAAACTGCAGGAGCCtgagaaaggggaaaaacCGACATGGGAGAAATGAAATAAAGTCTGAGGTGTGGAGTAGCGTGGCTTTCCCTTCATTGGCGTCGAAAccgcgaaaaacgaaaagagacgaCGTTTCTCCACAGACAATAGTGCGCTTACTGTGAGGGAAGTGAGTTTAACAGTTGCATCGAGAGACGCTGTTGCGACGACAAGGCCCTCTTGGAGTTCGGCGCGCTCGCGTTCcacctcttctgcttcgtcgtcttcctcttcttcttcttcgtcttctgtctgctccttctcgtcttcacgCTCCTCGcagcgttctcttcttcgcttcttcttgcctttctccAGGCGCGGAGAACGAGCAGCCACACGGCCAGAAATAATCTGCGCCGCGGTGACCGTTTTCACGTGActcgcgagagagcagagaggctgCGACGTTTGCCGCACATCCCACACACGGACCTGAGCAAAAGGAGTTTCACGCGAAACACCATGGAACGTTAGCGACGAATAGATAACcccgcacacacacatagaGATTGATAAGGGAGGAAACACAGCGAGAACGATGTAAAGAGGTAAAcacagaggcagacggagacCGACCTACCTACGTATATCAGACTGTATCTCTACACACGAAAATGTATGTGAcgtttctcctgttcctctcttctccgtcgtgctgcttcttctctacCCCATTCTGTTCTCTCCATTGAAGGGAAGGCTTTCAGGCAGAACCGCATACAAAGCTGGCAAAATACACTCCGCTTCTGCACTGGGTCGAGTCACTGGCGATAGACAGTGAAACATGCACCTGTCGGAAATCTCAGCACGTAACGGGGAACCGCACATACGATGTGAATACACAAACGCGTTCCCTAACACTCAACCCTCCCTGTCGAAATTCAACGCTACGTTAGAGACGCGACGAGCTCATTCAGGGGCTAACAACTTCAACACGGTGTTGAAAGTGAGATCGGAGGCCAGGTGACGAAGAGACGTGAGGGAAATCGACGAAGCAAAAGCAGACACAcggagagcagcagaaaaaCCTCTATGGAAACaaaaggcgaagacagaaacagaaataACTCATCAAAGTTCCTCATCTtggcagaggagaagggagcgtgagatccacatatatatatatatatatatatatatatactattCATATAAATGTCCAGAAAAAGTgatatgcatgcagactgtTTCGCTTACCACAGAGCCCGAGCAAGAGAGCAACAACTGCGCCCCGGCCACGCAGTCGGCGATGCGCGCGAATTCGACCGGCTTATCGTGTGTGAAAGTGACAGTGTTTGCCTGGAAGGCAGACATACAGGAGAATCAGGGAGACATTCAGGAGGGCCGAAGAAAGCCGGAAAAACGGAAGGGAGGGCAGATGAAAGaacatgcagaaaaacgcaggaaaaacgagaggcgaaccgcgagaaaacgcgtcAAGAAACGAAAATAAGATGAGCGCAGGCAAGGACGGCAATGGCGTCACAAGACAACACCAGACAGAAGCCACTCGGTAGAGACCAGCGGTGGCAGAAGGACGGCATTAATCTATTTCATCAAAGTGGGGAcactcttctcttttttgttGAGGAAAGCAGGCGCCAcgtcgaggagacgaaaactgGAGttgcgtcgttttcttcgaggaACGGCTGAACCGGCaaacagaaacgcgaagCTACGCAGCTTCACCTTTGCCGTTTCCGTCATTACCTTTCACCGGCAGTGCCATTTCATCGGCCAGTTGAATAGGCAACTGCCAAGGGATTCCGGATTCTGCATTAATTCGTCGCCGGTGAGCCACTCTGGCGGTCCACtgtgctttcttctttcacaCACGAACAGGTGGAGGGGCAGACAAGACGGGGAAAGCGATAGACTGACAGGCAGAAATAGAGAGCTAGGCAGACATatacagatagagagaaagGTTGATACTGTCGGTAGACATGGATGGACACAGGCATAGGTACACAGGTGGATCTGGCTAGAAAGACCGGTAAACAAACTCAGGCAGGTAGGCAGAGAGATGGATACAGAcgtatagatagatagacgAAGAGCAATGTAGAGATGATAGACAGGTGGAGACGGGGAAATCggggaagagggaggagagccTGCGCCCTTTAAAACTCTTGAGAACGTTCTGACTCACCTCAGTCGGAGAACGCATATCCCACAGACGCGTCGAGCCGTCGTAGCTCCCAGTGAGACACAGATTTGCAGACCAAAGGTGCGAGGGCGACACAAACGAAGAATCCTcgccagaggaagaggaacagagacgcgGAACGTCGACACTCCGCACGGAGTCCGTGTGGCCTCGGAGTGTGTCGACACACTCGCCGACGCTCAAGTCCCAACGCCGGATCgtctgaagaaaaaccgTCATACAGACATCTCTCGAGTGAGAACGACGCACCCTCCCACGCATCAGAATGAAGGGGGCAGAGAAAGATAAAGGAAAGacaaaacgagagagaaagcaaggaagGAGGGAAAACACGGAGAAAGTAATGAGAGAGATCACAGAGAAAGGACTCGATCACggcgaggggaagagagcAGTGACTAAGAAACAGAACGAGTGACAGCAGAGCGGAAGGGAAGCCTTTGATCACACGACCTACCGTGTCATCTCCTGCAGAGAGGACGTGAGTTCTGTCTGGCGAGAATTGACAACTTCTCACAGACCTGCAAAGACGAGATCAACGAAGTGAAATTCTTCGTTCGGCGGCGCACGAACGCTCAGAAGACTCAACGAAACACTTCAAGAtacggtggagagagacgagggtgGAAACACTTGCAAGATCAGTTGATTCTAGAAATGACTCCCAGACAAATGTGCCATGAACATAGAACCCCCGCCAACAGGCTCCCGCCCACAGCAAACACGACCTCCATAAAGGCctgttctgcttcctttccccatgtcttcccttctccccatttctctccctcctaCCACATCTGTCTGCTGTCCGTTCATATCTGTCGGTGCCCCTCTCTGTTGCTATCACTGTTTGCAGCTGTTCCCACTTTCTGTGCGCGTTTCACCGCTGCTTCCCTTGgctgtcttctcgtctcccctgCTTCGCCCTCACTGGCTGCCACCGTCCGGAAGGGTGTTCTGTAACACAATATGCAGAGTGAAAGCAGAAAGACTCAACGCGCGAATCTGCAGTTTTGCGTTACCCCGTGTGTCCCTTCAACTTCCGCAGCAGATTTCGGGTGTCAGTCTGGACGACTTGCACGAGGCCACTGTCATCGGACACCGCGAAAAGTTTTCCATCTGCAGAAAGCACACACCGAAGCAAAGCGCTGCGAGGTGTTCCGGTGTGAGGAAAGAAGGGCAAAAAGCGCGGACGCAAAGGAACTTTTCAACATGTGGAACCTGGACCCCGAAAGGAGGAACTCCAGAACGAGGTGGCGCGCTGCACCCTGGCCGACAGATGCCGAGTGGAGAGCGGCGAAAGGGCAAGAGGAACGGGGGAAAAGAGCAAGCGACGActacggagaagagaaaaaagagtcc
This window of the Toxoplasma gondii ME49 chromosome VI, whole genome shotgun sequence genome carries:
- a CDS encoding WD domain, G-beta repeat-containing protein (encoded by transcript TGME49_239590), with the protein product MAASASCASSSTSYRRLPLSEASSFSALHPSRFSAPFGLPGARTQHLFRAVAAGKENSGVVACAFVTRPAARSSEEGELKKKGGVQKRKGEGKRAAEAAATVKAAMLIASGQEPGGRTPEEVEATGVARMCLMAAGTRVHFLDLEKGEVVAHFSAIKDYARAVACRSDGKLFAVSDDSGLVQVVQTDTRNLLRKLKGHTGSVRSCQFSPDRTHVLSAGDDTTIRRWDLSVGECVDTLRGHTDSVRSVDVPRLCSSSSGEDSSFVSPSHLWSANLCLTGSYDGSTRLWDMRSPTEANTVTFTHDKPVEFARIADCVAGAQLLLSCSGSVVRVWDVRQTSQPLCSLASHVKTVTAAQIISGRVAARSPRLEKGKKKRRRERCEEREDEKEQTEDEEEEEEDDEAEEVERERAELQEGLVVATASLDATVKLTSLTSLKVHHTFAFDSEVLALDFALARPPHSASRGKNEDTLSATFFMGLADGSWTVRQRGRGEGDLLSLPSDPLPLSTKNARKKRRMLLKMRAVQANYFTRGRTALPLSEDLVVGTLQAKRLNRLDRLLRSFQYQAALDVSLTMSSQHVVALVAELLQRGGLEVAMRGRDSASLIPLLQFISKNITFKNSAYTRIVSEMALTLLQECEDWMVLSGDDQEVMELLKRICQKIAFELHQIQQMDRLHSLLDAVLAS